CTATTTTTATGATTCTATAAAAGAAGTCTTACTGTTTACGCCCCTCTTTCTCATAAATCAGCGATTACAAGTTTGGAGAACCCTTGGGGTATCTCGGTAATCACTCCCCTCCCTACGGGGGAGGGGCAAGGGGGAGGGGCCAGTTGTTTTCTTGTCTTCTTGTTTTCTTGTTCTTTGTTTGCTTGTTTTTACTTACTTTTCTTATTCAGCAGCACATACCCACCTATTCCACCTAAGATGGAGGCGAGGAAGATACCCAACTTTGCTTGTGTCATCAATAGCTCGTCGGTGAAGGCGAGGGTAGAGATGAACATTGACATGGTGAAGCCGATAGAGGCAAGCATACCTAAGCCCAGCAGTGTGCGACGAGTGATGGCGCTTGGAAGGGTTGCCCAACGCATTTTTACCATTAAGAAAGTTGCTCCGATAATACCAATCGGTTTTCCTAAGAGCAGACCCAATGTCACTCCGAGTGCTACGTGGGTAGAGAAGATGTCAGATAGACTTAAATCCGTAAAGCTGATACCAGCATTGGCAATTGCAAAGATAGGCATGATCAAGAAGGTAACGATAGGTGACATCTTATGTTCAAGCTGTTGCAGCAAAGGTATTGCAATCTCGGTGTCGTGCTGTATATGTGTCAGCACGTCCACCTGTCCCTCCTCCAAGGTTCTCACCTCGTTAGGTTCCTCTTTCTCGAAACGTCTTGTCAGTTTCTTCATACGCTTGAGATAGACCGACTCGTTAATCTTTGCATCGGCTGGAATCATAAAGGCAGCAAGTACGGCAGCAATCGTTGCGTGGATTCCTGACAGCAAGAAGGTTACCCATACACCACCGATACCGAGTGCGGCATAGAAGAATAGGCTCTTGATACCGAGTCTGTTGCCTATAAACATCACTGCAAGAAAGCCCAGACCAAAGAGCAAACTCGCAATAGAGAGTTCGGAAGTGTAGAAGAAGGCGATGACAAGCACAGCTCCAAGGTCGTCTACTATGGCAAGCGTTGTAAGGAAAACCTTTGCCGATGCGGGTACTTTATCGCCCAAAAGATATACTACTCCTAAGGCAAAAGCAATGTCAGTTGCCATCGGTATTCCCCATCCCATCGTTTGTGGGGTACCTATGTTCAGACTTAAAAATATCAAGGCAGGTACAATCATACCGCCTATTGCTGCGCCGATAGGTAGAATGGTGTTTCTGATGTCAGCCAGTTCGCCACCGATGAATTCTCTTTTCAACTCTAAGCCGACCACAAAGAAGAACATAGCCATTAAGCCATCATTAATCCAATGGTGCAGACTATAATTCAGATACGGCTCTCCGTTGACGATAAAGCCTACTTCCTGTTCAAAGAAATGGAAGTAGCTCTCAGCAATATTGCTGTTTGCCAATATCATTGCTAAGGTGACACTGAGAATCAGAACGATACCTCCTGACTTCTCCCTACCCATAAACAGTTTTATCGGTAGCATCAAATGCTGGTTTAGCTTCTTTTCAACTCGTTGTCTCATAATTTTCTTCTTATCCTTATTTTACAATATATATAAAAGGTGAAGAACGCTATAAGCCTTATACAATAAAAGTATATAAAGCCTATGCCCTAAACACTCTTCG
The nucleotide sequence above comes from Prevotella melaninogenica ATCC 25845. Encoded proteins:
- the nhaA gene encoding Na+/H+ antiporter NhaA; this translates as MRQRVEKKLNQHLMLPIKLFMGREKSGGIVLILSVTLAMILANSNIAESYFHFFEQEVGFIVNGEPYLNYSLHHWINDGLMAMFFFVVGLELKREFIGGELADIRNTILPIGAAIGGMIVPALIFLSLNIGTPQTMGWGIPMATDIAFALGVVYLLGDKVPASAKVFLTTLAIVDDLGAVLVIAFFYTSELSIASLLFGLGFLAVMFIGNRLGIKSLFFYAALGIGGVWVTFLLSGIHATIAAVLAAFMIPADAKINESVYLKRMKKLTRRFEKEEPNEVRTLEEGQVDVLTHIQHDTEIAIPLLQQLEHKMSPIVTFLIMPIFAIANAGISFTDLSLSDIFSTHVALGVTLGLLLGKPIGIIGATFLMVKMRWATLPSAITRRTLLGLGMLASIGFTMSMFISTLAFTDELLMTQAKLGIFLASILGGIGGYVLLNKKSK